Proteins encoded within one genomic window of Acidovorax sp. 107:
- a CDS encoding SGNH/GDSL hydrolase family protein, which yields MAANWMRRTIMVAACASAALLAACGSSTTESAISPQRFIAFGDAMNDVGQNGSRYTVNDGSVNNWTLQLVANYGKSLAPVSAGGLSYATGNARVSAKPDAAGNASTRTVTEQIDTFLTSGSFAATDVVIVSGGVSDVIAGMAAVNAGTQTEDAMVAAARKAGEDLAAQVRRLVTAGAKYVVVTGTYDLSKTPWAKTIGREALLTNASSRFNEGLLVGIVDLGANVLYVDSAYYVNLYTSVPGNYGFNNSTAAVCTSVDANNGIGIGAGQVNSALCNTSTLLSGASATSFVFADTVYLTPSAQRQFGTYAYDRLRARW from the coding sequence ATGGCAGCAAATTGGATGCGCCGCACCATCATGGTCGCCGCATGTGCGTCGGCCGCGTTGCTCGCGGCCTGCGGTTCCAGCACCACCGAATCGGCCATCTCGCCCCAGCGCTTCATTGCGTTCGGCGACGCCATGAACGATGTGGGGCAAAACGGCTCGCGTTACACCGTCAATGACGGCAGCGTCAACAACTGGACCCTGCAACTGGTCGCCAACTATGGCAAGTCGCTCGCTCCGGTCTCCGCAGGCGGCCTGAGCTATGCCACCGGCAACGCCCGCGTCAGCGCCAAGCCCGACGCGGCTGGTAACGCCAGCACCCGCACCGTCACCGAGCAGATCGACACCTTCCTGACCAGCGGCAGCTTCGCAGCCACCGACGTGGTGATCGTGAGTGGCGGCGTCAGCGACGTGATCGCTGGCATGGCGGCTGTGAACGCAGGCACGCAGACCGAAGATGCCATGGTGGCTGCTGCTCGCAAGGCTGGTGAAGACCTGGCAGCCCAGGTACGCCGCCTGGTGACGGCCGGCGCCAAGTATGTGGTGGTGACCGGCACCTACGACCTGAGCAAGACCCCGTGGGCCAAGACCATCGGCCGCGAGGCCCTGCTGACCAACGCCAGCAGCCGCTTCAACGAAGGCCTGCTCGTGGGCATCGTGGACCTGGGCGCCAACGTGCTGTACGTGGACTCGGCCTATTACGTGAACCTGTACACCAGCGTGCCTGGCAACTATGGCTTCAACAACTCCACGGCGGCGGTGTGCACATCGGTGGACGCCAACAACGGCATCGGCATTGGTGCAGGCCAGGTCAATTCGGCCCTGTGCAACACCTCCACGCTGCTGTCGGGTGCCAGCGCTACCTCGTTCGTGTTTGCCGACACCGTGTACCTCACGCCGTCGGCCCAACGCCAGTTTGGCACCTACGCCTACGACCGCCTGCGCGCGCGCTGGTAA
- a CDS encoding 5-(carboxyamino)imidazole ribonucleotide synthase yields the protein MTASDLKPLLPGATLGVLGGGQLGRMFVHQAQAMGYFTAVLDADPTSPAGLVSHHHIQTGYEDPQGLAELARLSDAVTTEFENVPAAALAALATQRPVSPAASAVSVAQDRAREKAHFVACGVPCAPYAVIETAEQLAAVSPDLLPGILKTARMGYDGKGQVRVKTPAELAAAWESVGKEPCVLEKMLPLQLECSVIVARGADGDMVHLPVQRNLHRDGILAVTEVYEGNLPQALVDQAVAAAKSVAQGLQYVGVLCVEFFVLQDGSLVVNEIAPRPHNSGHYSQNACDVSQFELQVRTMARLPLTQPRQHSAAVMLNLLGDLWFAHGDAAQTPAWAEVLALPGTHLHLYGKHDAKRGRKMGHLNITAATPEAARATALQAAALLGIEPF from the coding sequence ATGACCGCCAGTGACCTGAAGCCTTTGCTCCCCGGTGCGACCCTGGGCGTGCTGGGTGGCGGCCAGCTGGGCCGCATGTTCGTGCACCAGGCGCAGGCCATGGGCTACTTCACGGCCGTGCTGGATGCCGACCCGACCAGCCCCGCCGGGTTGGTGAGCCACCACCACATCCAGACGGGCTACGAAGACCCGCAGGGCCTGGCCGAGCTGGCCCGCCTGTCGGATGCGGTGACCACCGAGTTCGAGAACGTGCCCGCCGCTGCATTGGCCGCCCTGGCCACGCAACGCCCGGTATCGCCCGCCGCCAGCGCCGTGTCGGTGGCGCAAGACCGTGCGCGCGAGAAGGCGCACTTTGTGGCCTGCGGCGTGCCCTGCGCACCGTATGCGGTGATCGAAACGGCCGAACAACTGGCCGCCGTATCGCCCGACCTGCTGCCCGGTATTCTGAAAACGGCCCGCATGGGCTACGACGGCAAGGGCCAGGTGCGCGTGAAGACGCCCGCCGAGCTGGCCGCCGCGTGGGAGTCCGTCGGCAAGGAGCCTTGCGTGCTGGAGAAGATGCTGCCGCTGCAGCTGGAATGCTCCGTCATCGTGGCGCGCGGTGCCGATGGGGACATGGTGCACCTGCCCGTGCAGCGCAATCTGCACCGTGACGGCATCCTGGCTGTGACAGAGGTTTATGAAGGAAATCTGCCGCAAGCGCTAGTGGATCAAGCGGTGGCCGCTGCGAAATCTGTAGCACAGGGACTCCAGTACGTGGGCGTGCTGTGCGTGGAGTTCTTTGTGCTGCAGGACGGCAGCCTGGTGGTCAATGAGATCGCTCCGCGCCCGCACAACAGCGGCCACTACAGCCAGAACGCCTGCGATGTGTCGCAGTTCGAGCTGCAGGTGCGCACCATGGCGCGCCTGCCGCTGACGCAGCCCCGCCAGCACAGCGCCGCCGTCATGCTGAACCTGCTCGGCGACCTGTGGTTTGCCCACGGCGACGCGGCGCAAACCCCTGCCTGGGCCGAGGTGCTGGCCTTGCCCGGTACGCACCTGCACCTGTATGGCAAGCACGATGCCAAGCGCGGCCGCAAGATGGGCCACCTGAACATCACCGCCGCCACCCCCGAGGCTGCGCGCGCCACAGCCCTGCAGGCGGCAGCGCTGCTGGGCATCGAGCCCTTCTGA
- the trxA gene encoding thioredoxin, protein MIDVTVENFEAEVVAASMNVPVLVDFWAPWCGPCKSLGPVLEKLETEYAGRFKLAKIDSDQEQQLAGMFGIRSIPTCVLLMNGQPVDGFMGALPEGQVRAFLDKHVPTAEEMVAEAEEEEALEALAEGDTGTALEKLQHAVVTDPANDDARFDYVKLLLQLGREDDAKVAFAPVIAKAAMSRKLGALKAWMDALDFVASGAYDASAEAGFEAKIAANKRDFDTRYARARWLITQQRWTDAMDELLEILMRDKAWGEEAARKTYVAILELIEAPKPKVAEGQIPPEDPVVATYRRRLSSVVLS, encoded by the coding sequence ATGATTGACGTCACCGTAGAGAACTTTGAAGCCGAGGTGGTTGCCGCCTCGATGAATGTGCCCGTGCTGGTGGACTTCTGGGCGCCCTGGTGTGGCCCTTGCAAGTCCCTGGGGCCGGTGCTGGAGAAGCTGGAGACGGAATACGCGGGCCGCTTCAAGCTCGCCAAGATCGACTCCGACCAGGAGCAGCAGCTGGCGGGCATGTTCGGCATCCGCAGCATTCCTACCTGTGTGCTGCTGATGAATGGCCAGCCTGTGGACGGCTTCATGGGCGCCTTGCCCGAAGGCCAGGTGCGCGCTTTCCTCGACAAGCACGTACCCACCGCCGAAGAAATGGTGGCCGAGGCGGAGGAAGAGGAGGCACTGGAAGCTCTGGCAGAAGGTGACACCGGCACCGCGTTGGAGAAACTGCAGCACGCCGTCGTCACCGACCCTGCCAACGATGACGCGCGCTTTGACTACGTCAAGCTGCTGCTGCAGCTGGGGCGCGAGGACGATGCCAAGGTGGCGTTTGCCCCCGTGATCGCCAAGGCCGCCATGTCGCGCAAGCTGGGGGCCCTCAAGGCCTGGATGGATGCTCTTGATTTCGTAGCGTCTGGCGCATATGACGCCTCCGCTGAAGCCGGATTCGAAGCAAAAATCGCGGCCAACAAGCGGGATTTCGACACCCGCTATGCCCGCGCCCGCTGGCTCATCACCCAGCAGCGCTGGACCGATGCCATGGACGAGCTGCTCGAAATCCTCATGCGCGACAAGGCGTGGGGCGAAGAGGCCGCCCGCAAGACCTATGTCGCCATCCTTGAACTGATCGAGGCCCCCAAGCCCAAGGTCGCCGAGGGCCAGATCCCGCCCGAAGACCCTGTGGTAGCCACCTACCGGCGGCGGCTGTCCAGCGTGGTGCTGAGCTGA
- a CDS encoding phosphoribosylaminoimidazolesuccinocarboxamide synthase, with translation MTQPSPTALHTSALTSLPLLARGKVRDNYAVGDDRILMVASDRLSAFDVIMGEPIPGKGELLTQMALFWFDKLGHICPNHLTGDAPESVVSPEEAPQIRGRSMLVQRLQPIPVEAVVRGYLAGSGWKEYQESRSVCGVPLPEGLTNAAKLPEPIYTPAAKAAMGEHDENITFERTVEMIGLDLATRIRDLSIAIYKAAADIALTKGMIIADTKFEFGLAPDGTLVLMDEVLTPDSSRYWPVEGYAEALAKGENPPSYDKQFVRDWLEQAQVNGKPWDKTAPSPRLPQAVIEKTAAKYREALERLTSA, from the coding sequence ATGACCCAGCCCAGCCCCACCGCCCTGCACACTTCGGCCCTGACTTCGCTGCCCCTGCTGGCACGCGGCAAGGTGCGCGACAACTACGCCGTGGGCGACGACCGTATCCTGATGGTGGCCAGCGACCGCCTCTCGGCCTTCGACGTGATCATGGGCGAACCCATCCCCGGCAAGGGTGAGCTGCTCACGCAGATGGCCCTGTTCTGGTTCGACAAGCTCGGCCACATCTGCCCCAACCACCTCACAGGCGACGCCCCCGAGAGCGTGGTGAGCCCTGAAGAGGCCCCCCAGATCCGTGGCCGCTCGATGCTGGTGCAGCGCCTCCAACCCATCCCGGTCGAAGCCGTGGTGCGCGGCTACCTGGCCGGCAGCGGCTGGAAGGAATACCAGGAGTCGCGCTCGGTCTGCGGTGTGCCCCTGCCCGAAGGCCTGACCAACGCCGCCAAGCTGCCCGAACCCATCTACACGCCCGCTGCCAAGGCCGCCATGGGCGAGCATGACGAGAACATCACATTCGAACGCACGGTGGAGATGATCGGTCTGGACCTGGCCACCCGCATCCGCGACCTGAGCATTGCAATCTACAAGGCCGCAGCCGACATCGCGCTCACCAAGGGCATGATCATTGCCGACACCAAGTTCGAGTTCGGCCTGGCGCCCGATGGCACGCTGGTGCTGATGGACGAGGTACTGACCCCCGACAGCTCCCGCTACTGGCCCGTGGAAGGCTACGCCGAGGCCCTGGCCAAAGGCGAAAACCCGCCCAGCTATGACAAGCAGTTTGTGCGTGACTGGCTGGAACAGGCCCAGGTCAATGGCAAACCCTGGGACAAGACAGCGCCCTCGCCCCGCCTGCCCCAGGCGGTGATCGAGAAGACAGCGGCCAAATACCGCGAGGCGCTGGAGCGGCTGACCTCGGCGTAA
- a CDS encoding lipase family protein has translation MTYFRLTCVAAAAVLLVACGGSDDPARGALIDPPATLTTLTVAQIDAATASSGLQAISGKAKCDVKVVSLNYATVGAKSGENTNASGVMLVPAGTCTTAAPLVAYAKGTDVQKPRTLANPQDSETFLLAAMYAAQGYAVVATDYLGFAKSGYSYHPYLHADSEATSVIDSVRAARNAASTVGATLSGKVMFTGYSQGGHSSMAAQRAAERDYGNEFNVVAGAHLAGPYNLSGSLRIPDAIAGVQFFVPYLVTAWQKVYGTVYTDVKDVFKAPYSGYIENLLPNPTLNYTTLVTTGTLPAGTPNQARDALFQSAFITGSQTSTTHPLYLAAKKNDLLGWTPKARVMLCGGAGDPTVPPAVHMAVMKADFDSRGVTNVNTVDVDAAIQATYGPGGKAPTDPTSAAFATYYGSYHGTYEPPFCHAQAKAVFDTVK, from the coding sequence ATGACCTATTTCCGCCTTACCTGTGTGGCCGCTGCAGCGGTCCTGCTTGTCGCCTGCGGTGGCTCTGACGACCCGGCGCGCGGCGCGTTGATTGACCCTCCCGCCACGCTCACCACGCTCACCGTGGCGCAGATCGATGCGGCCACGGCCAGCAGCGGCCTGCAGGCGATCAGCGGCAAGGCCAAATGTGACGTGAAGGTGGTGTCTCTGAACTATGCGACCGTGGGTGCCAAGAGCGGCGAGAACACCAACGCCTCGGGCGTGATGCTGGTGCCCGCCGGCACATGCACCACGGCCGCTCCACTGGTGGCCTACGCCAAGGGCACCGATGTGCAAAAGCCCCGCACCCTGGCGAACCCGCAGGACAGCGAAACCTTCCTGCTGGCCGCCATGTACGCCGCGCAGGGCTATGCCGTGGTGGCCACCGACTACCTGGGCTTTGCCAAGTCGGGCTACAGCTACCACCCCTACCTGCATGCCGATTCGGAAGCCACCTCGGTCATCGACTCGGTGCGTGCAGCACGCAATGCGGCAAGCACGGTGGGCGCCACGCTGTCGGGCAAGGTGATGTTCACCGGGTACTCGCAGGGCGGCCACTCGTCCATGGCGGCGCAGCGCGCCGCCGAGCGGGACTACGGCAACGAATTCAACGTGGTCGCGGGCGCTCACTTGGCCGGCCCCTACAACCTGTCGGGTTCGCTGCGCATTCCAGACGCGATCGCTGGTGTGCAGTTCTTTGTGCCCTACCTCGTCACGGCCTGGCAGAAGGTCTATGGCACCGTCTACACCGACGTGAAGGATGTGTTCAAGGCGCCGTACTCCGGCTACATCGAGAACCTGTTGCCCAACCCCACGCTCAACTACACCACCCTGGTGACCACGGGCACGCTGCCTGCGGGCACGCCTAACCAGGCGCGTGACGCGCTGTTCCAGTCGGCGTTCATCACCGGTTCGCAGACCAGCACCACCCATCCACTGTATCTGGCCGCCAAAAAGAACGACCTGCTGGGCTGGACCCCCAAGGCGCGCGTCATGTTGTGTGGTGGCGCAGGCGACCCCACCGTGCCCCCAGCAGTTCACATGGCCGTCATGAAAGCCGACTTCGACAGCCGGGGTGTGACGAATGTGAACACGGTGGATGTGGACGCTGCCATCCAGGCCACCTATGGTCCTGGCGGCAAGGCACCCACCGACCCCACCTCGGCAGCTTTTGCCACCTACTACGGCAGCTACCACGGCACCTACGAGCCGCCGTTCTGCCACGCGCAGGCCAAGGCGGTGTTCGACACCGTCAAGTGA
- a CDS encoding OmpW family protein, with amino-acid sequence MQTTTISPSLAGALAALAITLSGGAQAQTAGNWLVRAGATQISPQVTSGDLSAPSFTGTKVDVRADTQLAGGITYMLTDHWAVDVPLALPFKHDIMGAGAIGGVGKIGEVKVLPMTVFAQYRFLEANARVRPYVGLGVTYAKFFKERGTAALTGLTGGNPSRPTTLSAESRFGLTPQVGVSIALNEQWSLDVAYYKTFVKTRNTLSTGQTIDVKLNPNVVALGVVYRF; translated from the coding sequence ATGCAAACCACAACCATTTCTCCTTCCCTGGCTGGCGCATTGGCCGCCCTGGCGATCACCCTGTCCGGCGGTGCCCAGGCGCAAACCGCAGGCAACTGGCTGGTACGCGCGGGCGCCACGCAAATCTCGCCGCAGGTCACCAGCGGCGACCTGTCCGCGCCCAGCTTCACAGGCACCAAGGTGGACGTGCGTGCCGACACGCAACTGGCGGGCGGCATCACCTACATGCTCACCGACCATTGGGCGGTGGACGTGCCCCTGGCGCTGCCCTTCAAGCACGACATCATGGGTGCGGGGGCCATCGGCGGTGTGGGCAAGATCGGCGAGGTCAAGGTGCTGCCCATGACCGTGTTCGCGCAGTACCGCTTTCTGGAGGCCAATGCCCGGGTGCGCCCCTATGTGGGCCTGGGCGTGACCTACGCCAAGTTCTTCAAGGAACGCGGCACCGCTGCGCTGACCGGGCTGACCGGTGGCAACCCCTCGCGCCCCACCACGCTGAGTGCCGAGTCGCGGTTTGGTCTGACGCCACAGGTGGGTGTGAGCATCGCGCTCAACGAACAGTGGTCGCTGGATGTGGCGTATTACAAGACCTTTGTGAAGACGCGTAACACGCTGTCCACGGGCCAGACCATCGACGTCAAGCTCAATCCCAACGTGGTGGCGCTGGGTGTGGTGTACCGGTTCTGA
- a CDS encoding SemiSWEET transporter yields MQLHELIGYLAACLTTCSFVPQALHTFRTRDVSGISLGMYSVFTVGVALWLAYGLALAAWPIVVANAITLALAGTILGMKVLYGVHRPD; encoded by the coding sequence ATGCAACTCCACGAACTGATCGGCTACCTCGCCGCCTGCCTGACCACCTGCAGCTTTGTGCCCCAGGCCCTGCACACTTTTCGCACCCGCGACGTCAGCGGTATCTCGCTGGGCATGTACAGCGTTTTCACGGTGGGCGTGGCACTGTGGCTGGCCTACGGCCTGGCGCTGGCAGCCTGGCCCATCGTGGTGGCCAATGCCATCACTCTGGCCCTGGCGGGCACCATCCTGGGGATGAAGGTGCTGTACGGCGTGCACCGTCCCGACTGA
- a CDS encoding META domain-containing protein — translation MVLRPGRKGHCAGWARRGLYCSLFWGVLGLAGCATRPPEPDAVVTGVALSRERVVFPPEAVFEATLLDVTQPDQPPVVLGRQRRAPAGQPPYALRIPYPSMRFAPKGRYEVRATVTLEGRLLLASDRRYPVPQEAAYRHVDVQMQRMLPQAATVEASVPLLLTHWRLVEMAGETIPSPSDGAVAPHLVFQAEEARVIGSGGCNRFLADYEWQPQSGRLRLGQLVSNIALCLQSSGIETRYFEALLAVQGFRQDGTRLVLRGADGEPLLRFEAAETPLS, via the coding sequence ATGGTGCTTCGACCCGGGCGCAAGGGGCACTGTGCTGGCTGGGCCCGCCGCGGGCTGTACTGCAGTCTTTTCTGGGGAGTGCTGGGGCTGGCTGGCTGCGCCACCCGCCCCCCTGAACCGGATGCTGTCGTGACGGGTGTGGCGCTGTCACGAGAGCGCGTTGTGTTTCCCCCCGAGGCGGTGTTTGAGGCCACGCTGCTGGATGTCACCCAGCCGGACCAACCGCCCGTCGTCCTGGGGCGACAGCGTCGAGCGCCTGCGGGCCAGCCTCCCTACGCATTGCGGATTCCCTACCCTTCGATGCGGTTTGCGCCCAAGGGGCGTTACGAGGTGCGGGCCACCGTGACCTTGGAGGGGCGTTTGCTGCTCGCCAGCGACAGGCGCTACCCCGTGCCCCAGGAGGCCGCCTACCGCCATGTCGACGTTCAAATGCAGCGGATGCTGCCGCAGGCCGCCACGGTGGAGGCGTCGGTACCCTTGTTGCTGACCCATTGGCGGCTCGTCGAGATGGCGGGAGAAACCATCCCAAGCCCTTCCGATGGCGCGGTGGCTCCCCACCTGGTTTTTCAGGCAGAGGAGGCGCGGGTGATCGGTTCGGGCGGTTGCAACCGCTTTCTGGCCGACTACGAGTGGCAGCCGCAAAGCGGGCGGCTGCGTTTGGGCCAGTTGGTGTCCAACATCGCTTTGTGTCTGCAGAGCAGCGGGATCGAGACCCGTTATTTTGAAGCTCTGTTGGCGGTGCAAGGCTTTCGCCAGGACGGCACCCGGCTGGTGCTGCGAGGAGCAGACGGCGAGCCCTTGTTGCGGTTTGAGGCGGCCGAGACGCCGCTGAGCTGA
- a CDS encoding L-threonylcarbamoyladenylate synthase: protein MILDGNDPQAIATAARAVRSGALLGLPTETVYGLAADASSDTAVAQIFAAKGRPSDHPLIVHVANAEGIAHFASTVPAFAQKLVDAFWPGPLTLILPRLPGVATAATGGQDSVGLRCPAHPVAHALLLACAAAGDGKDAGGPPVWGVAAPSANRFGRVSPTTAQHVQDELGAELLVLDGGPCDVGIESTIVDCTRGVPVLLRPGAITRAQIAAACGVPPLSKEDLPTATPRASGTLEAHYAPSAKVRLMDAKALQTSLDLLGAEAAHIAVYARAALRTQSSKLVMRRMPDDAAATAQQLFAVLRGFDDEGVKLIWIEAPPASPEWEGVRDRLQRASAA, encoded by the coding sequence ATGATCCTCGACGGCAACGACCCCCAGGCCATCGCCACCGCCGCGCGTGCTGTGCGCAGCGGCGCCCTGCTCGGCCTGCCCACCGAAACGGTGTACGGCCTCGCGGCTGATGCCAGCAGCGATACCGCCGTGGCGCAGATCTTTGCCGCCAAGGGGCGACCCAGCGACCACCCGCTGATCGTGCATGTGGCCAATGCCGAGGGCATTGCGCATTTCGCCAGCACGGTGCCCGCGTTCGCCCAGAAGCTGGTCGATGCCTTCTGGCCGGGCCCGCTCACGCTCATCCTGCCGCGCCTGCCCGGTGTGGCCACCGCCGCCACCGGCGGGCAGGACAGCGTGGGACTGCGCTGCCCCGCGCACCCCGTGGCCCACGCCCTGCTGCTGGCCTGCGCAGCAGCGGGCGATGGCAAAGACGCCGGTGGCCCGCCCGTGTGGGGTGTTGCAGCCCCCAGCGCCAACCGTTTTGGCCGCGTGAGCCCCACCACCGCCCAGCACGTACAGGACGAGCTGGGTGCCGAGCTGCTGGTGCTGGACGGCGGGCCCTGCGATGTGGGCATTGAAAGCACCATCGTGGACTGCACGCGCGGTGTGCCTGTGCTGTTGCGGCCCGGCGCCATCACCCGAGCGCAGATTGCAGCGGCTTGCGGTGTGCCTCCACTGTCCAAGGAAGACCTGCCCACGGCCACACCCCGCGCTTCGGGCACGCTGGAGGCCCACTACGCCCCCAGCGCCAAGGTGCGGCTGATGGATGCCAAGGCGCTGCAGACCAGCCTGGACCTGCTGGGCGCCGAGGCCGCCCACATCGCGGTCTATGCCCGCGCTGCACTGCGCACCCAGTCCTCCAAGCTGGTCATGCGGCGCATGCCCGACGACGCGGCCGCCACGGCGCAGCAGCTGTTCGCCGTGCTGCGCGGGTTTGACGATGAGGGCGTGAAGCTGATCTGGATCGAAGCCCCGCCCGCCAGCCCCGAGTGGGAAGGCGTGCGCGACCGCCTGCAGCGCGCATCCGCAGCCTGA
- the purE gene encoding 5-(carboxyamino)imidazole ribonucleotide mutase yields the protein MKPIQIGVVMGSSSDWDTMQHAVQILEQFGIAHEARVVSAHRMPDDMFAYAEAAASRGLKAIIAGAGGAAHLPGMIAAKTPVPVLGVPVASRHLQGVDSLHSIVQMPKGIPVATFAIGTAGAANAALFAVALLANESPDLRQRLEAFRAEQTEVARNMTLPPAA from the coding sequence ATGAAACCCATCCAGATCGGCGTGGTCATGGGTTCCAGCAGCGACTGGGACACCATGCAGCATGCAGTGCAAATCCTTGAACAGTTCGGCATCGCGCACGAGGCCCGCGTGGTCTCGGCCCACCGCATGCCCGATGACATGTTTGCCTACGCCGAGGCCGCCGCCAGCCGGGGCCTGAAAGCCATCATCGCCGGGGCCGGCGGCGCCGCCCACCTGCCCGGCATGATTGCCGCCAAGACCCCTGTGCCCGTGCTGGGCGTGCCCGTGGCCAGCCGCCACCTGCAGGGTGTGGACTCGCTGCACAGCATTGTGCAAATGCCCAAGGGCATCCCGGTAGCGACCTTTGCCATTGGCACGGCCGGTGCAGCCAACGCGGCCCTGTTTGCCGTGGCCCTGCTGGCCAACGAGAGCCCCGACCTGCGCCAGCGCCTGGAAGCCTTCCGCGCCGAGCAGACGGAAGTGGCCCGCAACATGACCCTGCCGCCCGCCGCATGA
- a CDS encoding SGNH/GDSL hydrolase family protein, translating into MVFQRKALWVSLAAASLLVACGGGGADTAPVAPIKTVKVMGDSIADSGTFGFKFTVQGSAPTGPSSTPIWPELVASSYSNTLCPRYAFTGSAFNNAAGCTNYAIGGGRINNFTAPTSPVSIVKQLTDAGVDGFSAGDLLLIDGGGNDAADLIGAYLSASKDGGKAFGALLSTLLPAATVNAGLAGGATGQAQVGGAYMVALADKFHDAIEANALSKGAQRVAVLNMPAIDKTPRLQQVLGGITASAGAAASAQVQGLLKAWLEAFNAQLAKRFAGNSKVVVVDFYTSFNDQVANPAQFGLTNAKYTACPITGLGADGLPTYTFPTCTAAALSAQTPPAGATGGADWWKTYAFSDSFHPTPYGHQLVSQLVSRSLARAGWL; encoded by the coding sequence ATGGTTTTTCAGCGCAAGGCTTTGTGGGTTTCTCTGGCGGCAGCGTCGCTGCTGGTGGCGTGCGGAGGCGGCGGTGCCGACACCGCTCCGGTGGCGCCCATCAAGACCGTCAAGGTCATGGGTGACAGCATTGCCGATAGCGGCACGTTTGGCTTCAAGTTCACGGTGCAGGGCAGTGCGCCCACGGGCCCATCGTCCACACCCATCTGGCCGGAGCTGGTGGCCAGCAGCTACAGCAACACGCTCTGCCCCCGCTATGCGTTCACCGGCAGTGCCTTCAACAATGCGGCGGGCTGCACCAACTACGCCATCGGCGGCGGGCGCATCAACAACTTCACGGCACCCACGTCGCCTGTCTCCATCGTCAAGCAACTGACCGATGCCGGCGTCGACGGCTTCAGCGCGGGCGACCTGCTGCTGATCGACGGTGGTGGCAACGATGCCGCGGACCTCATTGGTGCCTACCTGTCGGCCTCCAAGGACGGCGGCAAGGCCTTCGGCGCGCTGCTGTCCACCTTGCTGCCTGCAGCCACGGTGAACGCAGGCCTCGCGGGCGGTGCCACGGGCCAGGCCCAGGTGGGTGGCGCCTACATGGTGGCGCTGGCCGACAAGTTCCACGACGCGATCGAAGCCAATGCCTTGAGCAAGGGCGCACAGCGTGTGGCGGTGCTCAACATGCCTGCCATCGACAAGACGCCGCGCCTGCAGCAGGTGCTCGGCGGCATCACGGCGTCAGCGGGCGCTGCCGCCAGTGCGCAGGTGCAGGGCCTGCTCAAGGCCTGGCTCGAAGCCTTCAACGCCCAGCTGGCCAAACGTTTTGCGGGCAACAGCAAGGTGGTGGTGGTGGACTTCTACACCTCGTTCAACGACCAGGTGGCCAACCCTGCGCAGTTCGGGCTGACCAACGCCAAATACACCGCATGCCCCATCACGGGCCTGGGTGCTGACGGCCTGCCCACCTATACCTTCCCCACCTGCACGGCAGCCGCCCTGTCGGCACAGACACCGCCCGCAGGCGCCACGGGTGGTGCGGACTGGTGGAAGACCTACGCGTTCTCCGACAGCTTCCACCCCACGCCGTATGGCCACCAGCTGGTCAGCCAGCTGGTATCGCGTTCGCTGGCCCGCGCTGGCTGGCTGTAA